The genomic region GGTGGATTGTCCAATGTCATTCTAAATCTAATTTTAATGTGGAACAGTAGAGAATTGGGGTGGATGTCTAGATCCTTTCCTCCATTCAAAAGTTTTATCAAATTTGGGTCTTGCCATCTTTATACACCCAAACAGAACTTTTGAAAAACGAACGTAATGGTGGCATTTTGTCCTTATTGAATATAAGTTGGTTTGGTAAATGAGAAAGTGATTTCTACCAGATTGAAGAAATCATACCgcctatttatttttattctatccTCATTGGTTATTTACAtttatatatttttcttcttatGTGGTAATTTATCACTATATCTTAATTTAACCATGCTAGGCATATGCTAAAATAAGCCACTAATATAAAATgcacattaaaataattattacttCTGCAATTACGTTTTTGTTATATCTTTTTCTTTGCTTTATGCCTTTTAATTTTGTTCTGAACTGAGTTAATTGGAATTGAAATAGGTAATTAGAACAAGAGTAGCTTTAATTTTGATCAGAGACACCTTGGATGTTGTCGTATTTTTTTGAACCTTTCATCTTGTTATAGTTGTTGATGTTGTGTTGTTGTTGGTGTtgtgttttgtttttttaatttatcttcttGCAATGTCCCTGTTTGCTGGTATTCTTCTGTTACACACAATGCCCCTTTCACTTTCACTTTCATATGGAAGAGGATGCTTTCTGCTTTAGATTTGGTGTATAATCTCCTAAAAGTATTTACTTAATCtgaattatttctattttatttaattatgttgcTTACTTTCTAAACTAATTTTCACTTTGCTCGTTTCCTTCGAAAGAAGTGAAATAGAAGTCATTAAGTAGAGAAGGCCTTAACAAATTGTATGATATTAATTATGTATATCTATTGAATGATTATGAAGCAAATAAAAATGGGTAGTATCCAGCCAGAAATAAAAAGAAGCTGAATGCTTTTTCTTGTGCATGCCCTCATGATTCCTGAACATTAGATTAAAATGCATCAAACTCAGTGTTGTCTTCTTTTATACGCCTCATTTGAATTAATTTCTAATATTTATTATCTATATTGTTTCTATAAACATAACGTGCCCGACATAGTTCTGGTCAAGTGCAAGTATTACTACCACATGTTTTCATTGTTACATACATTTCCTTCATTTTATCTTTGGTGAGAATGTCATTTCTGCTTTGTATAGATCACGACAAATGAAATTCTAAAGTGATGAAATCACTGATgctcattttaaaaaaaattaatataaatatatgttGTTCTGCTTAGGTCTAAGATACAAAGAAGCTAGTCAACCAAATGGGGGACATAAAAGTAAATACAATTGGATGGATTGTATTAAAATCTTTTAGTTCTTTAAAGGTGTTGCTGTATTTTATGTAAATTAGTGGTATTTTTTCTAGTCTACATATATGTGAAATGTTAATTGTGTGGTgatgtgtttgtttttttttataaattgtagGTGTATGTTGATTTTTGGGAGATGGAGCCATCGGATAGCGATTTTTTTGGAACAGACTCCGATGAGGAGTTCCAAGAGGAGACAATCTAGATTTTTTAGACGACGATTCGGAGGCTGATGAAGATAGACCTCAAGATAAGAGAATAGCAGAGCTGTCACGAGAAGATATCATGCAACTTCAGTTTACAGATGAGGAAGCTGTTTATCGATTCTACAAGACTTATGCAATGATGCACGGTTTCGCTGTGAGGTTGGATGAAGTCAGACGCAATAGCGATGGTTGCGTAATTATGCGCCAAATTGTTTGCAATCGGGCAGGCTCAAGAAAGGAAGAGGTTGAAAAGGACGAAAGAATCAGGGACCACCGACCCCTAACTCGAAGTTGTTGCCGGGCGAGAATTCGTGCAAGACTAgatagaaaaattcataaatGGAAGGTTGTTTCATTCTACGAAGAGCACTCTCATGGATTAGTTGATCCACTCGACGTTAGCATGATGCCTGAGTATCGCACATTCAGTGTCTCGGATAAAGCTCAGGCGAAAAATTTGCACGACATAGGCATCAGGACCTGTGACATCTTGGGATACTTGGCTGCTCAAAAAGGTGGATATGCAAACTTGTCATTCAACCAAAAAGATATGTACAACCTCATTACTCAACATAGGAAGGAAAAAGTGAAGGGTGGTGATGCAAATGTTGCAATAAGCTACCTGAGAGGTAAAGCTGGGAATGATTCTTATTTCTTTGGCAAGTACACATTAAGTAATGAGAATCGATTGGAAAATTTGTTTTGGGCTGATGGGACTAGCCCTATTGATTATGAGTGCTTTGGGGATGTCTTGACATTTGATTCAACTTACAATAGGAACGTCTACAATAAACCACTTGTGATATTTTCTGGTAGCAATCATCATGGGCAGACCGTCATATTTGGATGTGGTCTTATTGTTAATAAGGATATTGGTTCATACAAGTGGCTCTTGGAAACTTTTTTGGAAGCAATGGGGAATAAACACCCTATGGCAGTTGTCACCGACGGAGGTCTTTCAATGAGAGAAGGCATTAAATAGGTCTTTCCTTATGCAATACATCGACTATGTGCATGGCACTTACATAGGAATCCATGCGAGAAGGTTAAGAATAGTGGATTTTTAAATGACTTCAAGAAATTGATTTATGCTAATGTGAGTGTTGAAGAGTTTCAGGTCATGTGGGGAGACATGGTGACGAGGTATAACTTATCAAGCAACTCTTGGGTCGACCAAACCTATGAGTTGCGGAATTTATGGGCTCTTGCCTATTTGAGGGACCAATTTTTTGGGCGAATTAGGACAACATCCCAGTGTGAAGGGATTAACTCTCTGATAAAAGCATATGTGAGAAAGAAAGATACCCTTCTTGAATTCATTAATAACATGGAGACCGTTGTTAGCCATTACAGGAACAATGAAAGAGTTGCAGAGTTCAATAGTAAATATACCGATCCAGTACTTGTGACTTCTTTGTCGACACTTGAAGATTTTGCTGCAAAGACTTTCACTCGTAACATGTTCCGGGAGGTCAGGAAGGAAATTGAGGGTGCTTGTGCTATGAATACAGAGTTGGTAATTCAGGATGGTGGAAAACTATACTTCAAGTGTAACAGTTTTGGAGTGCTAGAGATTGATCATGTGGTTGAGTTTGACATAGTTGGGGGGATGCTTCGTTGTGAGTGTCTGTGGTTCGAAAATAGAGGAATTCCCTACATGCACATATTCGCATGCCTAAAGCACCAACACGTTGAAGTTATTCTAGAACGCTTAGTGTGCAAGCATTGGACGAAGAATGTCAAGAGCGATTTCATGAAGTCAAACGTCGATGATCCAAGTGATTCTGATAAGGTACTAAAGTGTCGTTTGGGTGTGTTGGGTGCTGAGTGTTCTAGGTTGATGGATGTTGAAAGTAAGAACTCAAGTGATTTTGTCGAAGTAATGAATGATGTTGTCAACACAATTACAAGACTCCAAAAGCAAGGTGAAAATCCACGCAACGGTAATTTAGATGATGACTACGTTGTTGACCCATTGGTGGTAAAGAGTAAGGGAGCTCCTAAGAAAAACTCAAAATTTAAGCAACGTAGAAGGTGTTCAAACTGTGGTGTGACAGCGCACTACAACAAATGTTGTCCTAATGTTCTTGGTAGAATCCCAAAGGAGCCAGTAGACGATGATACAGAAAAAATATCAGCAGCCATCTTGACATCCTCACTAAGGTATCTCATACTATAACTATGTTTAGAATTTCGTTGTATGGTGATTCGGCATATTGTGTTTTGGATTTATAACGGAAGATGACGTTTGGTTTATGATCAGCGCAAAAGACATGACAGTATGAAAAATCAGCAGAAGATGGAAAAAGATAGGAACATTGGTGGTGGAAAAACACCAACCTCAGCAGCTAAATCGACTTTTACAGATCAAGTGAAAACATCAAGTCCTGGTCCCGATATCCCAGTTTGTGCATCTACAAGTAACGAAGAGTCCGGGATGAGTTCCAGAACAACTGAATCTCCTGTAGGATGATTGGTAATTTTGTACCATTTACTAGTTACCTTTGTTTTGTATAGTTTGCATTCATTGATTGATTTGACATTTATTGAACTAGGAAGATTATGTCATTTTACTCATTTactattaaatttttgaaatttcttttctttttatgttatcaCCTTTTTCGTTTACTAAAATAGGACAacataagacataaaataaaaatacgatGTTTAAATTGTTACTGGAAAAATTATCACGTACACTACCAAAAAAACGGAGTTTAGCCACCAAATTTTAACTACAAACGCTAAATCGTGTCTTCTATTTATCACCAAATTGGCTCATATTGACGTGCCATAACTGACCTGTCTTTAATAGATTTATTAAGCTATAATATTATTTCTTAAAAATATTCTAACattaacacaaatttttaaaattaaatctaaaaatataaaagattaaatttagataaaattaaaaattataaagataATTCAAATATTCTAATACTTGAGCTacttaaaaagataaaatttatttagctaaaataatataatttgaataaataataaaaagttcagtaatttttaagtaaaaaaaattttaataaatattttaataaaaataaattattttatcatttgtTAGATTTTAAAAATGACagtaatttagttaaaaaaatagtCTTTATTTATATGATTTAGTACTCACTACATATCTTTGTGAGTACTGTACtcttaatatatacataattatctttttaaaaattattttgtgaaattataaattaaatttttatttatacaaTTATTCAATtggtatatattattaattaattatctatTAACTATTTTAAGTCATAAgaaaattaatactaattaatttatgAGTAATTACTCAACTTTTACTTCTTGTATTCAACGATATAATTAGTGacccaattttaaaaaaaaaagtcataacAAATTCAGACATACATTATATCCAACAAACTAGCCAAATACACCCATTTNNNNNNNNNNNNNNNNNNNNNNNNNNNNNNNNNNNNNNNNNNNNNNNNNNNNNNNNNNNNNNNNNNNNNNNNNNNNNNNNNNNNNNNNNNNNNNNNNNNNNNNNNNNNNNNNNNNNNNNNNNNNNNNNNNNNNNNNNNNNNNNNNNNNNNNNNNNNNNNNNNNNNNNNNNNNNNNNNNNNNNNNNNNNNNNNNNNNNNNNNNNNNNNNNNNNNNNNNNNNNNNNNNNNNNNNNNNNNNNNNNNNNNNNNNNNNNNNNNNNNNNNNNNNNNNNNNNNNNNNNNNNNNNNNNNNNNNNNNNNNNNNNNNNNNNNNNNNNNNNNNNNNNNNNNNNNNNNNNNNNNNNNNNNNNNNNNNNNNNNNNNNNNNNNNNNNNNNNNNNNNNNNNNNNNNNNNNNNNNNNNNNNNNNNctttgagtattaaattggatatatgtgtgttatgaatgtgtattaggttgtgaataaataattggagcttgaaattgtgaatactggaacttggaggaagcggattagttgagttttgaggggctgtcttggttttgaataaatagctttggtcgttacgtggaaatcggccaaggtatggtttaggtttcttgcatttaatatataatgttctgtgaaaacttagactagatgaccataggataagttagaatgcaggtgtatgtttaatgtttagtaatttgtcgatgaatatatatttggttgaagtttattggataattagttattaattttggatggtgaatgttgttatgttaatttggagagaattatggttgaatgttattgttgatgaacatggttggtttggtgcttgttgattaactaatgatttggtgaattattgatttgaggtattttgtgttaaaagcctaggatttgtgaactatgattcttagttgaattttggttgtttatttttgaatattgtatgagtttaattgttgatctgaggtagatttattgtggagATTGTTATGAtaatgaggaagggtatgttgaattgaaaagaatgcaggtttggacccgaaaagggtggtaaagtccgagttttagaggaaatgctgccgaaattttataaaaattagagattttgtttatatgattatttaaaaatatttagattcaaaggttatatggtttgattttgagttattaagaaaatgagcatgttttaagtttgattcatttagaaaagaatgaattatgttttgaactggaactattgatggacggaatgggaggtgtgataatgaaggataaagattgaatatgattgatgtatgatgatgaatgaaaggcgattgagaatgatgtggatgttgatgaattataattgaattatttaaatggcttatgaatttgaataatctgagatacgagattccctagattaagtgccgtggcttgccaccacgtgtaccaggttgaaaactcgatactctgttgaccctataacttaagtgtgaccgggcactatataaattcccgggaatgttacccccattgagcaatattgaatatatgaaaaaaaagctatgcatagactcttggggatgcacgtcgggggactgTCTAAGGACAAtttagacttgtcgggttggctggataaccgacagatgagcctcatcagccataggacaggcatgcatcatatgcatattacttgaattacttgcttgtgctttaattgggtgtgcctatctgtatttgccatgctaaatatgtatttgttacctgcagtagttgtaaccttcttgtgtttgccttatctgtctatttgtttgtgaaaatgcatgaaggagttggaggtatggaggaatggcagtatgtgatttagatttaaggttaagttaagttaggattaaatatttttagagaaccaccttttatggcttctatttaatactttaagctctataatctgagtgtcggcgttctaggattgcctctggcattccctggaccttatatattatgtgtgtggcacctttaccatactgagaacctccagttctcattccatactatgttgttatttttcagatgcaggtcgagaggcatctcgttaggcgtctggactcttgaagcgaagtggttacagggttattttgttatgctatgatgtatatatatatgtacttggttttctctccgcataacttgttattttgatcctcttagaggtttatggagaggtaggattgtgtatatgtacttttgggttttggatatgtatgtgtatatgtgtaaatattctccggccagtcttgacttcgcaggatgagttaggagcttgttattttgtatctttggcactctattcccacttttgttatcttatgtttaatagttatggttttcttagcacgcaagttaactcgttccttgagcgttgcgcttttattttgcgatttttgtttcctctattcttcaaggctcctagcatattataattcttctgctgttatatgtactcattttattttagaggtcgcaataccacaccacctctattttacgacttaagcgtaaagcttagtgtggtagggtgttacaagtaCTGTACtcttaatatatacataattatctttttaaaaattattttgtgaaattataaattaaatttttatttatacaaTTATTCAATtggtatatattattaattaattatctatTAACTATTTTAAGTCATAAgaaaattaatactaattaatttatgAGTAATTACTCAATTTTTACTTCTTGTATTTAACCGATATAATCAGTGACCCAATATTAAAAAAACAAGTCATAACAAATTCTGACATACATTATATCCAACAAACTAGCCAATTACATTGATCAAAAGATTGATGAAAAAATAAAACCAATTTaataaagaacaagaacaaaacagATAATAGAACATGAAAGAAGCAAGCCCTCCTAACATTTTAATTTATACTTTGGATATCCATCCCATGAACCAGGCAGCACGTTTTGATATTATCTCTCACCCTACAACCATTGAAATAAAGTGCTAAACACTGTTTCAAAGTTTTAACTCCTTGAAGCTAAATAAAGATGCTGCATATCAGACAAATTCAATGGATGCCTCTCTGCAAATTCAATGGATGGCTCTCATGGCTTCCGATTTTATGGCCCCAAGTACAAAACATCACAGACAACAACTCAAGTTATCATTAATTGCAGCAGATGCTTAGTGAATGATTACCTGAAAATgcatgaaaactagaaattctaaaacaaaaatacaaaaaattgaaAGATCAGAATGATTAATCCCTCGAGTATATGTTGTTACTTGTGACTATTTCAAAATGCATCTATAAAATTTTATTGTACTTGATGGCTATTGGGCAAAATGTGATCCAAGTTCGAATGCACCCTaggaattattaaaattaataatcttcCATTAAAGCTTTCGGCATACAGGAATTAGAATGCAAGTCAATGGAATTAGAATATAAGAGTTTGTACTAGTATTATGACTATTATGTACGTTTTGATGCACAACTTTATAGCTTTGTAAAAGAGGAACATTATCAACAGCTTGTAAAAGCTAATTGATATTATTACCGCTACAATTATACTGCAAAatgcaaacaaaaaaaaatttaaagcaaATAAACAATTAAGCAAACTAACCTAATCAACTATGAGTTTGATGAATAAAATAATGATAAAACATAAGAACTCATTGCATAAAGTCGTGGAGGGTACAAATTGATCCACTTATGTCCATCATAACAAGTATGAGTACGTCATGGAGCAAATTATTGATTCTTTTTTAGTTCTGTGTAAGAGTCTACTCAATTTCAACTATTTTGATTTGAGGTACAATTCACTATGAGA from Arachis ipaensis cultivar K30076 chromosome B02, Araip1.1, whole genome shotgun sequence harbors:
- the LOC107627740 gene encoding protein FAR1-RELATED SEQUENCE 5-like, whose protein sequence is MQLQFTDEEAVYRFYKTYAMMHGFAVRLDEVRRNSDGCVIMRQIVCNRAGSRKEEVEKDERIRDHRPLTRSCCRARIRARLDRKIHKWKVVSFYEEHSHGLVDPLDVSMMPEYRTFSVSDKAQAKNLHDIGIRTCDILGYLAAQKGGYANLSFNQKDMYNLITQHRKEKVKGGDANVAISYLRGKAGNDSYFFGKYTLSNENRLENLFWADGTSPIDYECFGDVLTFDSTYNRNVYNKPLVIFSGSNHHGQTVIFGCGLIVNKDIGSYKWLLETFLEAMGNKHPMAVVTDGGLSMREGIK
- the LOC107627741 gene encoding protein FAR1-RELATED SEQUENCE 12-like, whose product is MVTRYNLSSNSWVDQTYELRNLWALAYLRDQFFGRIRTTSQCEGINSLIKAYVRKKDTLLEFINNMETVVSHYRNNERVAEFNSKYTDPVLVTSLSTLEDFAAKTFTRNMFREVRKEIEGACAMNTELVIQDGGKLYFKCNSFGVLEIDHVVEFDIVGGMLRCECLWFENRGIPYMHIFACLKHQHVEVILERLVCKHWTKNVKSDFMKSNVDDPSDSDKVLKCRLGVLGAECSRLMDVESKNSSDFVEVMNDVVNTITRLQKQGENPRNGNLDDDYVVDPLVVKSKGAPKKNSKFKQRRRCSNCGVTAHYNKCCPNVLGRIPKEPVDDDTEKISAAILTSSLRHDSMKNQQKMEKDRNIGGGKTPTSAAKSTFTDQVKTSSPGPDIPVCASTSNEESGMSSRTTESPVG